Sequence from the Gemmatimonadota bacterium genome:
AAGCCGATCGAAAGCGCGCTCCGCTTCGATCTGGCGCGCGAGATCGCGACCCGCGAGGGTGCCAAGGCCGTGCTCGACGGCAGCATCGAACAACTCGGTTCCAGTTACATCGTCTCGGCGCGATTGGTGACGGCGCTCGATGGCAAGGACCTCGCACTCTTCCGCGAAGAGGCGAGCAGCCAGGACGCGCTCCTCGCGGCGATCGGCAAGCTGTCCAAGCAGGTGCGCACCAAGGCCGGCGAGTCGATGCGGACCATCCGCGCCAGCAACGAGCTCGAGCGGGTGACCACGCCGTCGCTCGCGGCGCTGCGCAAGTATGTCGAGGGGTCGCGGGTCGCCGACGAGGAGAACGACAGCGAGCGCGGCCTCGCGCTGCTCGAGGAAGCGGTACAGCTGGACACGTCGTTCGCGATGGCGTGGCGCAAGATTTCGGTCTTGCTCAACAACGAGGATCAGGATCGACCACGGATGATCGCCGCGATCAGCACCGCCTACCGGCACCGGGAACGGCTGACCGAGATGGAACGGCAGCTGACCGAGGGGTTCTACTACACCCGGGGGCCGACGCCAGATCGTCAGAAGGCGATCGCCGCCTACCGGGCCGCGGCGGTCATCGATTCCACCAGTACGTCCGCGATCAACAATGCCGCGGTCGTGCTCGGGGAGATGGGCGACCACGAGGCCGCGGAGTCGCTGTATCGCCGCGTGGTCAAGCTCAAGCACACCTTCGGGGGCGCCTACACCAACCTGCTGACCGAACAGATCGCCAACGGGCGCATCGCATCGCTGGATTCCACGGTGCAGCAGTATCGCGAGCGATTCCCCGGCAACGCCGGGCTCTGGGAAGCCGAGTGGTACACCGCGTGGGCCAAGGGAAACATCGTCCGCGCCGAATCGATCAGTCGCGCCGTGGCCGCCGCGCCCAAGTCCCTGCGGCAGACGGTTCGCGCGACGCAGGGGGTCGCGGGCCTCAGCGAGTACGGCGGTCGGCTCGCCCAGGCACGGGAGTGGCAGGCGAAGAGTTCCGAGGCGCTGTATCGGGCCCAGCCCACGCCTGCCAACCTGCTCAGCATTGCCATGGACAGCGTGTACTTCGAGCTCATGTATATCAGCAAGGCCGCAGGCACCGCGACGGTGCAGCGCGCGCTGGCGAGGGTGCCGATCATGTCGCTCGCGCCGAGCGAGCGCCCCTGGTACAACCTGCGCAACTTCGGCGTGATGGCGAAGGATCCGAAGTGGGCGCGTGAGGCGCTCGCCGGGGCGGATCGCGACCTTATTCCGCTGGCCGCGGATTCGCAGGGCGTCCGGGCAAGCTTTACCGGCGCGGTGGCCTTCGCGGAGGGCCGCTACGAGGACGCGATCCGCGACTTCACCTTCTCGGAGCAGCGCTACTCGACCAGACCGCGCATGGCGACACTCGTGCGCGGCCTGGCCTATCGCGAACTGGGCCGAGCCGACTCCGCGATCGCATCATTCGAGCGCTTCCTCGCGGAGCGTGACGCCACGGGTGAACTGGACATGCAGTGGCGCGCGCCGGTGCTGCAGTACCTTGGGGAGTTGTACGAGGCCAAGGGAGATCGGGCCAAGGCGCTGGAGCGGTATGGCCAGTTCACCGAGCAGTGGGCCAAGGCGGATCCCGTCCTGCAGGTGCGCGTCCGCGAGGTGCGGCAGCGAATGGCGAAGCTGCAGGGCGAAACGGGGTGATGGCGTGCGTCGCTGGACGCCCCCGCCTCACGCGCTGACGCGGAGTCCACGCACGCCTCGTTTCCCTGAAACTCGCCTCTCCCTGCTGACCGCGCTCGCGTCGACCGATCCCGATCGGCGGCACGCGGCGGCGGACCTGCTCTATCGCGCCTATCGCGCGCCGGTGCTCGACATCTTCCGCTGGCGCTGGCACCTCGGCGACGCCGATGCGGAGGATGCCGTGCAGGAGTTCTTCGCCACGGCACTCGACAAGGGATGGCTGGAGCGCTTCGACCCCGAGCGGGCGCGCTTCCGGACCTTTCTCCGGCTCTGCGCGGATCGCTTTGTCGGGCATCACCTGGAGTCGGTGGGCCGCATCAAACGAGGCGGCGCGATGGAGGCAGTCGCCTATGATGACGTGGCGGAGCAGTTGCTCGCCCCAGACGATCCCGCCGAAATCCGCTTCCGCGCCGAGTGGGTGCGCAGCGTACTGTCCCTGTCGGTCGATGCGCTGACGGCCGAAGCCGAGGCGCAGCAACGCCACCTGCACCTGACCCTCTTCCGTGCCTACGACCTGGCCGACGTCACCGAACAGCAGCGACCGAGCTACGCCGAACTCGCAGCCAGCCATCAGCTCACCGACTCCGAGGTGATCAACCACCTGGCCTGGGCACGCCGTCGCTTTCGCGTCCACGTCCTCGAGGTGGTGCGCCAACTCGCGGGAAGTGATCAGGAATATCGTGAGGATGTCCGCGACCTGCTCGGCATCGATCCACCGTGACGCACCTCTCTGATGCGGTCGTCGCGCACCTCACGGCGGAACTGATGCTCCCCGAGTTGCCGCCCCGTTACCTCCCGCAGGAGGTCATCGGTCGTGGCGGAATGGGCGTGGTCTGGCGCTGCCGCGACACCCTGCTCGAGCGCGATGTTGCCGTGAAGCTCCTCGTGGAACACCTCAGCGGCGCCGCATGGGCAGCTCGACTCGCGCGAGAAGCACGGATCCTCGCGCAGCTCGAACACCCCGGCATCGTTGCGGTGCATGATGCCGGTATGCTCAGTGACGGCCGGGCGTGGTACGCCATGCGGTTGGTGGTCGGCGAGCCGCTCGATCGCGCGCGGGGGCAATTGGGCACACTTGGTGACGTGGTTCGTGTGATGATCCGTCTCGCCGACACGATCGCCTTTGCCCATGCCAACGGCGTGATCCATCGCGACCTCACGCCGCGCAACGTGATGCTCGGTCCCTTCGGGGAAGTTCTCGTGCTGGATTGGGGCGTCGCTCGGCTGGTCGCGGACGGGGGCAGCCAGGACGGCGCAATCGTCGGCACCCCGGGCTATCACGCCCCCGAACAGGCAGCCGGCCAGGATGGTGATGCGCGCAGTGACGTGTACGGCCTCGGGGCGATCCTCCGCGACCTGCTGCGGTCGCTCTCCGTCGCGCCGCCCAAGCCGCTGGCCGCCATCCGCGACCGCGCCATGGCACCCCGCGCCGAGCATCGCTTCGCCACCGTGGTGGAATTCCGGGCGGACCTGGCGCGCTTTCAGGATGGGGCGCCCGTCCACGCCTATCTGGAGCCGCTGGGCGAGCGCGTGCTTCGACTCGCGACGCAGTATCGCACGCCGCTGCTGCTCGTGACGGCGTACCTGGTGATGCGACTCGTCGTGCTGTGGTGGCGCGGGATCTAGGGCGCCGCAAGGATTCGCCCGCGAATCGGTAATGGAAGAGCAGCGCCCGCCCCCCGCGGGTGCACGCATTCGACACTCTCATGCAGGAGTTCCAGATGGGCAAGCCACTCTTCGGTCTGATTCTCGGCGGGATTCTCGGCATCTTC
This genomic interval carries:
- a CDS encoding protein kinase; its protein translation is MDALRAKLENALAGQYTFERELGGGGMSRTYLVREDALNRRVVVKVLAPELLAGISVERFRREVLLAAQLQHPHVVPVLTAGDTDGVPWFTMPYVDGDSLRHRLAKGPVPLAEAVSILRDVARALAYAHGNGIVHRDIKPDNVLLSSGSATVTDFGIAKAINAARTTQGDANATLTQAGMSIGTPAYMAPEQALGDPDTDHRADLYAFGVMAYELIAGQPPFQASSPSKLLAAHMSETPRDLLSVRPECPPALAAVVMACLSKEPEGRPQEARAVARVLDTVTTSGTGASTPAILQGGRIRLGRATALWAAATAMVALTAWAATLAIGLPEWVLPGSVAVMLAGLPVIAFTAFAQRTTYRAFTATPGTVVPQGTMATLAIKASPHLTWRRAWLGGGIAVGGFAALVVTFMVMRALGIGPMASLRGQGAFGERETLMVADFTSPPSDSTLGATVAEALRTDLAQSSSLRVLTRSVIREALTMMQKPIESALRFDLAREIATREGAKAVLDGSIEQLGSSYIVSARLVTALDGKDLALFREEASSQDALLAAIGKLSKQVRTKAGESMRTIRASNELERVTTPSLAALRKYVEGSRVADEENDSERGLALLEEAVQLDTSFAMAWRKISVLLNNEDQDRPRMIAAISTAYRHRERLTEMERQLTEGFYYTRGPTPDRQKAIAAYRAAAVIDSTSTSAINNAAVVLGEMGDHEAAESLYRRVVKLKHTFGGAYTNLLTEQIANGRIASLDSTVQQYRERFPGNAGLWEAEWYTAWAKGNIVRAESISRAVAAAPKSLRQTVRATQGVAGLSEYGGRLAQAREWQAKSSEALYRAQPTPANLLSIAMDSVYFELMYISKAAGTATVQRALARVPIMSLAPSERPWYNLRNFGVMAKDPKWAREALAGADRDLIPLAADSQGVRASFTGAVAFAEGRYEDAIRDFTFSEQRYSTRPRMATLVRGLAYRELGRADSAIASFERFLAERDATGELDMQWRAPVLQYLGELYEAKGDRAKALERYGQFTEQWAKADPVLQVRVREVRQRMAKLQGETG
- a CDS encoding serine/threonine protein kinase, producing the protein MTHLSDAVVAHLTAELMLPELPPRYLPQEVIGRGGMGVVWRCRDTLLERDVAVKLLVEHLSGAAWAARLAREARILAQLEHPGIVAVHDAGMLSDGRAWYAMRLVVGEPLDRARGQLGTLGDVVRVMIRLADTIAFAHANGVIHRDLTPRNVMLGPFGEVLVLDWGVARLVADGGSQDGAIVGTPGYHAPEQAAGQDGDARSDVYGLGAILRDLLRSLSVAPPKPLAAIRDRAMAPRAEHRFATVVEFRADLARFQDGAPVHAYLEPLGERVLRLATQYRTPLLLVTAYLVMRLVVLWWRGI
- a CDS encoding sigma-70 family RNA polymerase sigma factor, giving the protein MRRWTPPPHALTRSPRTPRFPETRLSLLTALASTDPDRRHAAADLLYRAYRAPVLDIFRWRWHLGDADAEDAVQEFFATALDKGWLERFDPERARFRTFLRLCADRFVGHHLESVGRIKRGGAMEAVAYDDVAEQLLAPDDPAEIRFRAEWVRSVLSLSVDALTAEAEAQQRHLHLTLFRAYDLADVTEQQRPSYAELAASHQLTDSEVINHLAWARRRFRVHVLEVVRQLAGSDQEYREDVRDLLGIDPP